From Azospirillum baldaniorum, the proteins below share one genomic window:
- a CDS encoding gamma-glutamylcyclotransferase, whose amino-acid sequence MLLDTQSPVAELPVTEPTQRTASSASSWSADIVVTPGADLWVFAYGSLMWNPEFPFLERHPAVLGGYHRRFCVSSHRYRGTPERPGLVLGLDRGGSCRGIVFRVAAERVPETLDCLWDREMLNRVYRPKLLPVRPRDGGEPVTACTFVVDRRHRQYCGCMDEMAMAERIACCRGERGPNLDYLANTVAHLEAIGIHDRGLCSLLTAVRARIG is encoded by the coding sequence ATGCTGCTCGATACGCAATCGCCTGTTGCCGAGCTTCCGGTCACCGAACCGACGCAGCGCACGGCATCATCCGCCTCTTCCTGGTCCGCCGACATCGTCGTGACGCCCGGCGCCGACCTCTGGGTCTTCGCTTACGGCTCGCTGATGTGGAACCCGGAGTTCCCCTTTCTGGAGCGCCATCCGGCGGTGCTGGGCGGCTACCATCGCCGCTTCTGCGTGTCCTCCCACCGCTACCGCGGCACGCCCGAGCGGCCCGGTCTGGTGCTCGGGCTGGACCGCGGCGGCTCCTGCCGGGGCATCGTCTTCCGCGTGGCGGCGGAGCGGGTGCCGGAGACGCTGGACTGTCTGTGGGACCGGGAGATGCTGAACCGCGTTTATCGGCCGAAGCTGCTGCCGGTGCGCCCACGCGACGGCGGGGAGCCGGTCACCGCCTGCACCTTCGTCGTGGACCGCCGTCACCGGCAATATTGCGGCTGCATGGACGAGATGGCGATGGCCGAGCGCATCGCCTGCTGCCGGGGCGAGCGCGGCCCGAACCTGGACTATCTCGCCAACACGGTCGCCCATCTGGAGGCCATCGGCATCCACGACCGCGGGCTGTGCAGCCTGCTGACCGCGGTGCGCGCGCGGATCGGCTGA
- a CDS encoding DUF350 domain-containing protein encodes MDTSVAQILQGLESGLPLLLLHFGATLALFLIGVAVYVAVTPLHERELLASGNQAAGVVLGGTMVALAIPLAATLATSLVLADILIWGAVALVLQLITFLIAIWLFRDLRTMIESGNVAAGTALAGLQIAVALLNAGAMAG; translated from the coding sequence ATGGACACCAGCGTCGCGCAAATCCTGCAGGGCCTTGAATCCGGCCTGCCGCTGCTGCTTCTGCATTTCGGAGCGACCCTGGCCCTGTTCCTGATCGGGGTGGCCGTCTACGTCGCGGTCACGCCGCTGCACGAGCGCGAGCTGCTGGCCAGCGGCAACCAGGCCGCCGGCGTGGTGCTGGGCGGCACGATGGTGGCGCTGGCGATCCCGCTGGCGGCAACGCTGGCGACCAGCCTCGTCCTGGCGGACATCCTGATCTGGGGAGCCGTTGCGCTGGTGCTGCAATTGATTACCTTCCTGATCGCCATCTGGCTGTTCCGCGACCTGCGCACGATGATCGAATCCGGCAATGTCGCCGCGGGCACGGCGCTGGCCGGACTCCAGATCGCCGTCGCGCTGCTGAACGCCGGAGCCATGGCGGGCTGA
- a CDS encoding DUF2125 domain-containing protein: MRVRKILGFAVLALALLAGAYSVWWWQAAAAVERGVLAWMDEQRAAGAVVAHGGLSVGGYPFTIRAALEAPHLATRDVEWRGAQLVAEAPPWNHTRIALSLPGEQRVTVVQPSQPPFTLVARDGGQGHVGLTLTGQPVEARLAFTNLVAQPDALPVPIAALDLTATQPAAPPASHSDTGLSVTLEARGATLPDGAPDSLGREVQRLLLTARILGQPPKPEPVSLSAWSRDGGTLQIDGLNVDWGPLKLAMNGTLALDSALQPQAALTAEVRGYQAVLDALQGMFRPKELAMARTMLGLLARPTGPNGEPVLTAPVTVQNRGLFLGPLKVAALPAVVW, translated from the coding sequence ATGCGCGTTCGGAAGATCCTGGGCTTCGCCGTTCTCGCCCTGGCCCTGCTGGCCGGCGCCTATTCGGTGTGGTGGTGGCAAGCCGCGGCGGCGGTGGAGCGCGGCGTGCTCGCCTGGATGGACGAGCAGCGGGCGGCGGGCGCCGTGGTGGCCCATGGCGGGCTGAGCGTCGGCGGCTATCCCTTCACCATCCGCGCCGCGCTGGAGGCGCCGCACCTCGCCACCCGCGACGTGGAATGGCGGGGCGCCCAGCTGGTGGCGGAGGCGCCACCGTGGAACCACACGCGCATCGCCCTGTCGCTGCCCGGCGAGCAGCGGGTGACGGTGGTGCAGCCCAGCCAGCCTCCCTTCACGCTGGTCGCCCGCGACGGCGGCCAGGGGCATGTCGGCCTCACCCTGACCGGCCAGCCGGTCGAGGCGCGGCTGGCCTTCACCAACCTCGTGGCGCAGCCCGACGCCCTGCCCGTCCCCATCGCTGCCCTGGACCTGACCGCCACCCAGCCCGCCGCGCCACCGGCCAGCCACAGCGACACCGGCCTGTCGGTCACGCTGGAGGCGCGCGGCGCCACCCTGCCCGACGGCGCACCGGACTCGCTGGGCCGCGAGGTGCAGCGGCTCCTGCTGACCGCGCGCATCCTCGGCCAGCCACCGAAGCCGGAGCCGGTCAGCCTGTCAGCCTGGAGCCGCGACGGCGGCACGCTCCAGATCGACGGGCTGAATGTGGATTGGGGACCGCTGAAGCTGGCGATGAACGGCACGCTGGCGCTGGATTCCGCCTTGCAGCCGCAGGCCGCGCTGACCGCGGAGGTGCGCGGGTATCAGGCGGTTCTGGACGCGCTCCAGGGGATGTTCCGGCCCAAGGAACTGGCGATGGCCCGCACGATGCTGGGCCTGCTGGCCCGCCCTACCGGTCCGAACGGCGAGCCGGTGCTGACCGCCCCGGTCACCGTGCAGAACCGCGGGCTGTTCCTGGGGCCGCTGAAGGTCGCGGCGCTGCCGGCGGTGGTCTGGTAG
- a CDS encoding NAD-dependent epimerase/dehydratase family protein codes for MGITLVTGGSGFIGGHLVAALAARGERVRILDRQEPPHDRPTGVEFHRGSILDAAAVARALEGVERVYHLAAVATLWDRDPTVFDRVNRQGTKAVLNAAARTPGLRRFLHCSTEAVMIGHPPPRRLPQRLDESADPGPEALAGAYCRSKYLAEKDALAAAAQGLPVVVVNPTAPIGPGDRLPTPPNAMLRLFRRGGPRLILDCVLNLVDVRDVAQGMILAVEGGRIGERYILGGMDIRLGDLVRRIDRLCGRPPLRRCSVPPALALGAARVEEWLSDHVTRRPPTAPVTGVRLALGGGGFDSGKAMRELGYTVRPLDASLRAALA; via the coding sequence ATGGGCATCACCCTCGTCACCGGGGGCAGCGGCTTCATCGGCGGGCATCTGGTGGCGGCGCTGGCGGCGCGGGGCGAGCGGGTGCGCATCCTCGACCGGCAGGAGCCGCCGCATGATCGGCCGACCGGTGTGGAGTTTCACCGCGGCTCCATCCTCGATGCGGCGGCCGTCGCCCGCGCGCTGGAGGGGGTGGAGCGGGTTTATCACCTCGCCGCCGTGGCAACCCTGTGGGACCGCGACCCGACCGTCTTCGACCGGGTGAACCGGCAAGGGACGAAGGCGGTTCTGAACGCGGCGGCGCGGACGCCGGGCTTGAGGCGCTTTCTCCATTGCTCGACGGAAGCCGTGATGATCGGCCACCCGCCGCCCCGCCGGTTGCCCCAACGGCTGGACGAGAGCGCCGATCCGGGGCCGGAGGCGCTGGCCGGTGCCTACTGCCGGTCCAAGTATCTCGCGGAAAAGGACGCGCTGGCCGCCGCGGCGCAGGGGTTGCCGGTGGTGGTGGTCAACCCCACGGCGCCCATCGGCCCCGGCGACCGGCTGCCCACCCCGCCGAACGCCATGCTGCGCCTGTTCCGGCGCGGCGGGCCGCGGCTGATCCTCGATTGCGTGCTGAACCTCGTGGACGTGCGCGACGTGGCGCAGGGGATGATCCTGGCCGTGGAAGGAGGGCGGATCGGGGAGCGCTACATTCTGGGCGGCATGGACATCCGGCTGGGCGATCTGGTGCGGCGGATCGACCGGCTTTGCGGGCGCCCGCCGCTCCGTCGCTGTTCCGTGCCGCCCGCCCTGGCGCTGGGGGCCGCGCGGGTGGAGGAATGGCTGTCCGACCATGTGACCCGCCGCCCACCGACCGCGCCGGTCACCGGAGTCCGGCTGGCGCTGGGCGGTGGCGGGTTCGACAGCGGCAAGGCGATGCGGGAACTGGGCTACACGGTCCGGCCGCTGGACGCGAGCCTGAGGGCGGCGTTGGCGTGA
- a CDS encoding ABC transporter substrate-binding protein, with product MRAALALAVLAAGLLPVPAVAQQAGTTPGARATVARLNDAILSLMREAAGREPARVRLQRFLPVMLDTFDLEAALRVAAAPYFDQSAEPEKRQALDAFARRSAAQYVDRFDSYDGQRLEIVGERPAPRGMLLVDTDLVRAGKTPVRLSYLLRPEGDRWRILDVLAKGTVSQLATQRSEFQNTLRGGGLAALTRDLNSNADRILGGA from the coding sequence ATGCGCGCCGCGCTCGCGCTGGCCGTTCTGGCGGCTGGCCTGCTGCCGGTCCCCGCCGTGGCTCAGCAAGCCGGCACCACGCCGGGCGCCCGCGCCACGGTGGCGCGGCTGAACGACGCCATCCTGTCCCTGATGCGGGAGGCCGCGGGACGGGAGCCGGCGCGGGTGCGGCTCCAGCGCTTCCTGCCGGTGATGCTCGACACCTTCGACCTGGAAGCGGCGCTCCGCGTCGCCGCCGCCCCCTATTTCGACCAGTCGGCGGAGCCGGAGAAGCGGCAGGCGCTGGACGCCTTCGCCCGGCGCAGCGCGGCGCAGTATGTCGACCGTTTCGACAGCTACGACGGCCAGCGGCTCGAGATCGTCGGCGAGCGGCCCGCCCCGCGCGGGATGCTGCTGGTCGACACCGATCTGGTGCGCGCGGGCAAGACGCCGGTGCGGCTGAGCTACCTGCTGCGTCCGGAGGGCGACCGCTGGCGCATCCTCGACGTGCTGGCGAAGGGCACGGTCAGCCAGCTCGCCACCCAGCGCTCGGAGTTCCAGAACACGCTGCGCGGCGGCGGGCTGGCCGCCCTGACCCGCGATCTCAACAGCAACGCCGACCGCATCCTCGGCGGGGCCTAG
- a CDS encoding sulfotransferase family protein — protein MPIPDHPLYGCDAVTLLTVLARNGGPRGHGWPTALAALASAFGRAPFSLAEAGWVAARRRKSAGLPPPVFILGHWRSGTTHLYNVLSRDPQFGIIDPFAVGLPWDMLGLGSVLRPLLARALPERRYIDNVPVKADSPQEDEIALANMSPISFYHGLYFPERFDENLRRGLYFDGCTAAERDAWKRRFLYFLEKVSIAQGGRCILLKNPVYSARVAMMREIWPDARFIHIHRDPRAVFVSTVGFYRTLLARLALQPHEHIDVERVVLDHYPRIMQALIDDTADLPTNCFAEVPFERFERAPLEEVERLYQRLELPGYAAARPNFAVYLGAVSDYAKNRHRLSDEGRKRVDREWAPFVARWGAGVA, from the coding sequence ATGCCGATCCCGGACCATCCGCTGTATGGCTGCGACGCCGTCACCCTGCTGACCGTGCTGGCGCGCAACGGCGGGCCGCGGGGGCATGGCTGGCCGACGGCCCTGGCGGCGCTGGCCTCGGCCTTCGGGCGCGCGCCCTTCTCCCTGGCCGAGGCCGGGTGGGTGGCGGCGCGGCGCCGGAAGTCAGCCGGTTTGCCGCCGCCGGTCTTCATCCTCGGCCATTGGCGCAGCGGCACCACGCATCTTTACAACGTGCTGAGCCGCGACCCGCAGTTCGGCATCATCGACCCCTTCGCGGTCGGCCTGCCCTGGGACATGCTGGGGCTGGGCTCGGTCCTGCGGCCGCTGCTCGCCCGCGCCCTGCCGGAGCGGCGCTACATCGACAACGTGCCGGTCAAGGCCGACAGCCCGCAGGAGGACGAGATCGCGCTGGCGAACATGTCGCCGATCTCCTTCTACCATGGCCTCTATTTCCCGGAGCGGTTCGACGAGAACCTGCGCCGCGGCCTCTACTTCGACGGCTGCACGGCGGCGGAGCGGGACGCCTGGAAGCGCCGCTTCCTCTATTTCCTGGAGAAGGTGTCGATCGCCCAGGGCGGGCGCTGCATCCTGCTGAAGAACCCGGTCTACAGCGCGCGGGTCGCCATGATGCGGGAGATCTGGCCCGACGCGCGCTTCATCCACATCCACCGCGACCCGCGGGCGGTGTTCGTGTCGACGGTGGGCTTCTACCGGACGCTGCTGGCGCGGCTGGCGCTCCAGCCGCATGAACACATCGACGTGGAACGGGTGGTGCTGGACCATTACCCGCGCATCATGCAGGCGCTGATCGACGACACGGCCGACCTGCCGACGAACTGCTTCGCCGAGGTGCCGTTCGAACGCTTTGAGCGCGCGCCGCTGGAGGAGGTGGAGCGGCTGTACCAAAGGCTGGAGTTGCCGGGTTACGCGGCGGCGCGGCCGAATTTCGCGGTGTATCTGGGGGCGGTGAGCGATTACGCGAAGAACCGCCACCGCCTGTCCGACGAGGGGCGGAAGCGTGTGGACCGCGAATGGGCGCCCTTCGTCGCGCGCTGGGGGGCCGGTGTGGCGTGA
- a CDS encoding DUF2491 family protein: MAAATAALLWPQEAEARAGGGRSSSGGYSRPAVRTPSFSTRSAPSRTPSTGSGGYSRPQSGPSYGLPGGSPSGGGDLGVSRRSSGEALDRYRAQQQQQQQQRERTPPVAAPAPRSGSGSASGSGWGGGGWQGGGWGSSSGSGWGQRRTGGYGPGGWYGGWRPPGWAYGSRPSFGLWNGLFLWFLLDNLTRPGYADWFHNHQGDPGYAEWRAEAERRAQGDPDLRQRLDDLDTRLRAQEDRPRDPGYLPPDIPRDVAQAAPETPSAPESSTEGSGGGLGTLLLLIVLVGGMVAGVTILRRRSSGSRSGGSAMTRSPWGTAASTAAGIVKAKATGASYEPSLFRVGMTLTPDPTPFLLGGGAIKAAAPEGAGSMVSVAAVGTLTGGGVTLHRLYLPGGSGFYQLHLGAGGAPDECRWFSVLDEVHPTDNDEWGFWLDPGDGMIGYPQFQTKDGKLYGRQWSPGASRIAPVTFDETLTDHRGSRTRRLTAMLYAAPTGAADPAPRTEYVLVTAVEDGGEAWVEVRAGIDVNPASLSLA; this comes from the coding sequence ATGGCAGCGGCCACCGCCGCGCTGCTCTGGCCGCAGGAGGCGGAGGCGCGGGCCGGAGGGGGCCGAAGCTCCAGCGGGGGATACAGCCGCCCGGCCGTGCGCACCCCGTCCTTCTCCACCCGCTCCGCCCCCTCGCGCACGCCGTCCACCGGCAGCGGCGGCTACAGCCGTCCCCAGAGCGGGCCGTCCTACGGCTTGCCCGGCGGGTCGCCGTCCGGCGGCGGCGATCTGGGCGTGTCGCGGCGGTCGAGCGGAGAGGCGTTGGACCGCTACCGGGCGCAGCAGCAACAGCAACAGCAACAGCGGGAACGCACCCCGCCGGTCGCCGCGCCGGCTCCCCGTTCGGGGTCAGGGTCCGCTTCCGGGTCCGGCTGGGGCGGAGGAGGATGGCAGGGCGGCGGCTGGGGGTCGAGTTCCGGCTCGGGCTGGGGGCAGCGGCGCACCGGCGGCTATGGGCCGGGCGGCTGGTACGGCGGCTGGCGTCCGCCGGGCTGGGCCTATGGCAGCCGTCCCAGCTTCGGGCTGTGGAACGGGCTGTTCCTTTGGTTCCTGCTCGACAACCTGACGCGCCCCGGCTACGCCGACTGGTTCCACAACCACCAGGGCGACCCTGGCTACGCGGAATGGCGCGCTGAGGCGGAGCGGCGCGCGCAGGGCGACCCCGACCTGCGCCAGCGCCTGGACGATCTCGACACCCGCCTGCGCGCGCAGGAGGACCGGCCGCGTGATCCCGGCTATCTGCCGCCGGACATCCCGCGCGACGTCGCGCAGGCCGCGCCGGAGACGCCGTCCGCTCCCGAGAGTTCCACCGAGGGCTCGGGGGGTGGTTTGGGCACCCTGCTTCTTCTGATTGTGCTCGTCGGGGGGATGGTGGCGGGGGTGACCATCCTGCGCCGCCGCTCGTCGGGCTCCCGATCCGGAGGTTCCGCCATGACCCGTTCGCCCTGGGGCACCGCCGCCAGCACCGCCGCCGGCATCGTGAAGGCCAAGGCCACCGGCGCGTCCTACGAACCGTCGCTGTTCCGCGTGGGCATGACGCTGACGCCCGATCCCACGCCCTTCCTGCTGGGCGGCGGCGCGATCAAGGCCGCAGCGCCGGAGGGGGCCGGCTCGATGGTCAGCGTGGCGGCCGTCGGCACGCTGACGGGCGGCGGCGTGACCCTGCACCGGCTGTATCTTCCGGGCGGGAGCGGCTTCTACCAGCTTCATCTGGGAGCCGGCGGAGCGCCGGACGAATGCCGCTGGTTTTCCGTGTTGGACGAGGTGCACCCCACCGACAACGACGAATGGGGCTTTTGGCTGGACCCCGGCGACGGGATGATCGGCTATCCGCAGTTCCAGACCAAGGACGGCAAGCTGTACGGGCGGCAGTGGTCGCCCGGCGCGTCCCGCATCGCCCCCGTCACCTTCGACGAGACGCTGACCGACCACCGCGGCAGCCGCACCCGCCGCCTGACCGCCATGCTCTACGCGGCTCCCACCGGCGCCGCGGACCCGGCGCCGCGGACCGAGTATGTGCTGGTCACGGCGGTGGAGGACGGCGGCGAGGCGTGGGTGGAGGTCCGCGCCGGCATCGACGTCAACCCCGCCTCCCTTTCTCTCGCCTGA
- a CDS encoding M16 family metallopeptidase — translation MTIQLTTLANGFRVLTDHLPHLGTVTSGVWVGVGARNERPAVNGIAHFLEHMIFKGTESRDALGIALEIENRGGEFNAYTDYDVTAYYTQMAAKHVDVSCEIIGDIVLNSVFPEEEVEKERGVVIQEIGRYADEPEDVVYEALRRTAFDGQALGRPILGPKENVAGFGREHLFDYVSHYDPRRMVYVVSGNVDHGTVVRRAEALFGHLTAKDDPFQETVVNKGGAALLKRDAEQVHFMAAFPGVGTEDSASYALRHLANILGGGMTSRLFQEIREKRGLVYSVYAAPIQYSDGGALSFYAGTGPEEVAELVPVFFEELRKARDGVTAVELERSKEQMRFSVGKSLESTMRRADRFARTLLRTGEVRTIEQIFERIDAVTPEDVAAAANRVFAGPMAVSAVGKLDHLPSYEDMQGMLKAA, via the coding sequence GTGACGATCCAACTGACCACCCTCGCCAACGGATTTCGCGTGCTGACGGACCACCTGCCGCATCTCGGCACGGTGACCAGCGGCGTCTGGGTCGGCGTCGGGGCGCGCAACGAACGGCCGGCGGTGAACGGCATCGCCCATTTCCTGGAGCATATGATCTTCAAGGGAACGGAAAGCCGCGACGCGCTGGGCATCGCGCTGGAGATCGAGAACCGCGGCGGCGAGTTCAACGCCTACACCGACTACGACGTCACCGCCTATTACACGCAGATGGCGGCCAAGCACGTCGACGTCTCCTGCGAGATCATCGGCGACATCGTCCTCAACTCCGTCTTCCCGGAAGAGGAGGTGGAGAAGGAGCGCGGCGTGGTCATCCAGGAGATCGGCCGCTACGCCGACGAGCCGGAGGACGTGGTCTACGAGGCGTTGCGCCGCACCGCCTTCGACGGGCAGGCGCTGGGCCGCCCGATCCTCGGCCCCAAGGAGAACGTCGCGGGTTTCGGGCGGGAGCATCTGTTCGATTACGTGTCCCATTACGACCCGCGCCGCATGGTCTATGTGGTGTCCGGCAACGTCGATCACGGCACCGTGGTGCGCCGGGCGGAGGCGCTGTTCGGCCATCTGACCGCCAAGGATGACCCCTTCCAGGAGACGGTCGTCAACAAGGGCGGGGCGGCGCTGCTGAAGCGCGACGCCGAGCAGGTGCATTTCATGGCGGCCTTCCCCGGCGTCGGCACCGAGGATTCGGCGAGCTACGCCCTGCGCCACCTCGCCAACATCCTGGGCGGCGGCATGACCTCGCGCCTGTTCCAGGAGATCCGCGAGAAGCGCGGGCTGGTCTATTCGGTCTACGCGGCACCCATCCAATACTCGGACGGCGGCGCCCTCAGCTTCTACGCCGGCACCGGGCCGGAGGAGGTGGCGGAGCTGGTGCCGGTCTTCTTCGAGGAACTGCGCAAGGCCCGCGACGGCGTGACCGCGGTGGAACTGGAGCGGTCGAAGGAGCAGATGCGCTTCTCGGTCGGCAAGTCGCTGGAATCGACGATGCGCCGCGCCGACCGCTTCGCCCGCACGCTGCTGCGCACCGGCGAGGTGCGGACCATCGAGCAGATCTTCGAGCGCATCGACGCCGTGACGCCGGAGGATGTGGCGGCGGCGGCCAACCGTGTGTTCGCCGGCCCGATGGCGGTGTCCGCGGTCGGCAAGCTGGACCATCTGCCGTCCTACGAGGACATGCAGGGGATGCTGAAGGCGGCGTGA